From the Solanum pennellii chromosome 4, SPENNV200 genome, one window contains:
- the LOC107017297 gene encoding F-box/FBD/LRR-repeat protein At1g13570-like has protein sequence MPDIISNLPHNVIDVILIRMPCKDAVRTSVLSKKWRYHWCRRTELTLDESLWNREDLNPTVRFREIINQILTIHEGPITKFTLDIVHLKRSPEIDNFILFLRNHIQDLVLHLPLGIQYTVPSTLFTCSQLRHLNLYFCSIYHPSAFEGFDKLISLELCGVSTSSELLESLISHCPLLEKLEMSILEDLDMIEINAPMLKLFTFSGDISSICLKNVPRLVEASLIGDIEQTESLDFAKIFESCSALEQLSLNFLNSEFIAEEGYRVPRRLPVNLNNVRRFDVPDILLVESYKLSYIICLLRSFPNLEYLELQVVDEDDSDTDEDEEFTEESLQPETLSDLTFNHLVEFQLGSFKGGTSEMQFIKHLLANSPVLEIMVINQQFLDEEPLDTREKIFNEISNFPRASPKAEIVYKDFS, from the exons ATGCCCGACATCATTAGTAATCTTCCCCATAATGTAATCGACGTCATTCTGATACGTATGCCTTGCAAAGATGCTGTGAGGACAAGTGTTTTATCAAAGAAATGGAGGTATCACTGGTGTAGACGTACGGAGTTGACCCTTGATGAGTCTCTATggaatagagaggatttaaacCCTACAGTTAGATTTAGGGAGATCATCAACCAGATCTTGACCATTCATGAAGGGCCCATTACTAAGTTTACCCTCGACATCGTTCATCTAAAAAGGTCTCCTGAAATCGACAACTTCATACTATTCCTCAGGAATCACATTCAAGATCTTGTTCTGCACCTTCCATTGGGAATTCAATACACAGTGCCATCTACCCTTTTTACATGTTCGCAACTGAGGCATctaaatctttatttttgttcaatttatCATCCATCGGCCTTTGAAGGATTTGATAAGTTAATCAGCCTGGAACTATGTGGAGTCTCAACTTCTTCTGAATTGCTGGAAAGTTTGATATCTCATTGCCCCTTGCTTGAGAAATTGGAGATGTCTATTTTAGAAGATTTAGACATGATTGAAATTAATGCTCCTATGCTAAAATTGTTCACTTTCTCAGGCGATATAAGTTCTATTTGCCTAAAGAATGTCCCTCGTCTGGTAGAAGCATCTCTGATAGGTGACATTGAACAGACAGAGAGTCTTGATTTTGCAAAGATTTTCGAGTCTTGTTCGGCTCTCGAGCAACTCAGCTTGAACTTCTTAAATTCGGAG tTCATTGCTGAAGAAGGATATAGAGTACCAAGAAGACTTCCAGTTAATCTTAACAATGTCAGGCGATTTGACGTGCCTGACATTTTGCTTGTGGAATCATATAAACTATCGTATATCATTTGCTTACTGAGAAGCTTCCCGAATCTTGAATATCTTGAACTGCAG GTTGTTGATGAAGATGATAGTGATactgatgaagatgaagaatttACTGAAGAATCTCTTCAACCTGAAACTTTGTCAGACCTGACATTTAATCACCTTGTGGAATTTCAGCTTGGAAGCTTTAAAGGAGGTACATCCGAGATGCAGTTTATCAAGCATTTGTTAGCCAACTCCCCGGTGTTAGAGATAATGGTAATCAATCAACAGTTTCTAGATGAGGAGCCTCTCGACACaagagaaaaaatattcaatgaGATCTCAAATTTTCCGCGTGCATCACCTAAAGCAGAAATCGTGTACAAAGATTTTAGTTGA